One part of the Mariniflexile litorale genome encodes these proteins:
- a CDS encoding T9SS type B sorting domain-containing protein → MRKSTFTNLLIVLFALLYFNSLLGQNLVPFNPRYDEAIKGDILLIGNSNIGVHATNPYSGNSNNESSANRDDMVYVDIDNDNTTFNSSNANLDVPNDVNCYKIVYAGLYWSSVVKGNTSMANIKFKTPESAGYIDITGTEIYYQNSSNDRNSNTYAYYRDVTDILSTLTNPEGTYTVANISSMTSSMMTSGRNTEGLSAGWSLFVIYEDPLLPSKYITSFDGFTKIDNQAPNTQQSFTINGFRTIPTGPVRAKYAFSALEGDRGWTQDYLEINGTKISATNANGTTIRPYNNFFNSTVSVIDPITNSPMLFTDRNPASSNTLGFDAGIINIPNANNSLIANGDTSAVIRLGTNTDIYYFYFSAFAIEIIAPNIVLTKIVEDIQGNDIGGQVVDLGDELYYTIGFQNTGNDNATDLTIRDILPTNVVFNYPADIGLLPPGVSVQNYNPITRELVFRIDPSVVEENDPALEIRFKVTVVATCSLLSNACSNNIDNQAYATYKGTINPDFTISDDPSFSSNTGCLLTPGATNFLADLNGCNFEEEVILCGASTVLTAGSGYDEYSWSTSPTGTPVIGTTQSITVTNPGTYYVHNTAIAPCQSIDQVFNVITFGANVTNPVIPFADEVVECPNDGKKLPNIYLCGANDSRFIQTNITDTSSIIWEKLDESSCDAVTEKDCANEAIGCTWNQVATGPNFTADTAGQYRLTLNYTGGCFNQFYFNIYENLLVPTVTSRDIYCTTPGQITIGDVPSGYEFSIDGTNYQTSNVFSITAANVYSVYIRQIGVTPNPCIFTVPDVQIRQRNFTVSTIVTQPYCNGEKGSVVLAANNVRPQYFYSIYQGATLINSVGPINNSDYTFANLNPGTYTATVSTEDGCTETVNIEIINPPLLTATSALTKPLTCTDGEITVYPVGGTPPYYYFVNSTTEFQGTPIIEVTTTGIYNITVVDANNCSAETSITVDATPAPDFNVTKTDILCADAGNVGTINVNVVNANGNSLMYSIDNGVTFFNSPVFSELASGNYDVVIQYTIGTDVCVSTPQPITITTVAAINGIATLTTPYTCTTNGVITVSGVSGGTAPYTYSIDGVNYQTGLTFSGLVNGTYTVTIKDANDCTFATVPVTINPLNPPTDLSFSNTPLSCPSIISDVTVTATGGVGTLEYQIIAPAGAVTAYQTSNIFTGLEPNTYTFRVRDANACIYTESYTIEPLIPINLNTVLTKDLDCTASPDAIITGTFSGGVAPFTYAVSINGTAYSSLGVTGSPFSYPTSNDGTYQFQVTDANGCTAESSIQTVNAISLPNILSVVQTQPILCSGDNSAAIQITIDNTVGTPAFILNIYNDSTLTDYGTQTSGLTAGTYIITLTDSKSCIDTESIVIAEPTPINVLHHAVDISCDAVLGVSKGSVIVDGVTGGTAPYNYFVTGTNGYSASELNSSGTTSVTFDVVDFGLYEINVVDANGCSFLIQDVLVASPPDNLNIVIDTTVDCTSGGGEAEVSVGTALASAGPFFFSIYQGPTSVYPTGTWLPEDALNSKKATFTGLIPGVTYTFIVYDDATKCSYYQPATASIPTNTTLTATALTSNNITCVGSNDGNVSFTINNTYAGPVTVSYEIWDALSTTPTGISSTGNVINGGGTLPVVNFPGSPPGLSFGTYFVLITETVGPNAGCSVATVPFNITESAIDLSISATVDKNANCNTNSGVISAIARDGTAPYLYQITTTAAVPPPNNPLWASATTFNRDAGNYYVHVKDAYGCIKSTAVVVLPPDPSPVISATLNNQCTATEGNFTIDVALTTAGIAPYSYSIDGGAFQTRTVPFTISNLASGSHRVEVKDANGCGNLVTVEIVAPLSLIPTVTTLPTCHDDDGVLTITGSGGTGSYTYNISPNPLTASISGNIISGLPSGTYTVTITDDTTLCTKDISVFLPSTTLPTITIGSPTAVTCFADTNGTFEINVNGYSGPYNFEVFNSSGTSINGVVSANTSTNPLLVTGIPAGNYTVVVTETDSPFCSASSNVVTINTPLSPLFITASETSNVTCDDDKGTITAIATGGYGTYEYELTGSATIAYSASGTFRNLSAGNYTINVKDAGGCIVSEAVTLTIPTPIDATVTANTTLLSCFGESNATITANLVSGGEGSNYSYTLNMTSPTVTSSGPQASPSFSGLGVGTYNVTITDGYNCQYISPNIVISQPTQVQATLVKETSQTCLTGTTLRLSATGGTGVYEYSDSANFATILGSFTLSTPALITVAPGTHSYYVRDTNSCVADVSNQIKIDPLPTLVINLDKTNPTINCAGDSTGVIIAKAEGGLGNYIYTLQDGAGINIPGATQNSPGVFTELPAGTYQVRVDSGDCLSIEGPITITQPTTPLTASFDPTDITCPGTNNGRLEITASGGTGIIKYAISPRLDQFFETSTFINLTPGNYQAIAQDELGCFVINDFVINEPLLVELIIVPGSLVPEVCAGDMNGAFSIDISGGNMPYSVSLDDANGVYTTGAPAQTQFDFNGLIGGDHIVYVRDALGCETEWNITFPQSVTINPEVAVEFGCTNNVSTNLVTVTVDASNTNPADLDYSLNGNAFQASNEFVNVPAGLGHYIDVRHTNSCIQRTVSFDIEPYEPLALILENGGLNEIVAVTTGGSGNYEYSLNGESYGSTNTFIIYKSGDYTVTVTDSYGCFVSATKYYEFIDLCIPNYFTPNNDGVLDTWGPGCASQYKEIKVSIFDRYGRKVAILTIGQKWDGKYNGIELPTGDYWYVVKLNDKKYDREFVGHFTLYR, encoded by the coding sequence ATGAGAAAATCTACTTTTACAAACCTACTTATTGTTTTATTTGCTTTACTCTATTTTAATAGTTTGCTAGGACAAAACCTAGTTCCATTTAATCCTAGATACGATGAAGCTATTAAAGGTGATATACTTTTAATAGGAAACAGTAATATTGGAGTTCATGCAACAAATCCTTATTCTGGAAACAGTAATAATGAGAGTTCAGCCAATAGAGATGATATGGTTTATGTTGACATTGATAATGACAACACGACCTTTAACTCTAGTAATGCCAATTTAGATGTACCAAACGATGTGAATTGTTATAAAATCGTATATGCCGGTTTGTATTGGAGTTCCGTAGTAAAGGGAAATACATCAATGGCAAATATTAAATTTAAAACCCCAGAGAGTGCTGGTTATATAGATATTACTGGAACTGAAATATATTATCAAAACTCTTCAAATGACAGGAATTCTAATACATATGCTTATTATAGAGATGTAACTGACATATTAAGTACCTTAACCAATCCTGAAGGAACTTATACGGTAGCTAATATATCATCCATGACATCTTCAATGATGACTAGTGGTCGTAACACAGAAGGTTTGTCGGCTGGATGGTCGCTTTTCGTAATTTATGAAGACCCTCTTTTACCAAGTAAATATATAACGTCTTTTGATGGATTTACAAAAATTGATAATCAAGCTCCTAACACACAACAGAGCTTTACAATAAATGGTTTTCGAACTATACCAACTGGACCTGTACGCGCAAAATATGCTTTTAGTGCATTAGAAGGAGACAGGGGATGGACTCAAGATTATTTAGAAATTAATGGGACAAAAATTAGTGCTACAAATGCAAATGGAACAACCATACGTCCTTATAATAACTTTTTTAATAGTACTGTATCAGTAATAGATCCTATTACTAATTCGCCCATGCTATTTACAGATAGAAATCCAGCTAGTTCAAATACCTTAGGTTTTGATGCTGGTATTATAAATATTCCTAATGCGAATAATAGCTTAATAGCAAATGGTGATACTTCTGCTGTTATCAGATTAGGTACCAATACCGATATTTATTATTTTTATTTTAGTGCATTTGCTATTGAAATTATAGCTCCTAATATTGTATTAACCAAAATTGTTGAAGATATACAAGGAAATGATATTGGTGGGCAAGTAGTAGACCTTGGCGACGAGTTATATTATACCATTGGTTTTCAGAATACAGGAAATGATAACGCAACCGACTTAACCATTCGGGATATTCTTCCAACCAACGTTGTATTTAATTACCCAGCAGATATTGGGTTATTACCACCTGGGGTTTCTGTTCAAAATTATAACCCAATTACCAGAGAACTTGTTTTTAGAATAGATCCTTCTGTGGTTGAAGAAAATGATCCTGCTTTAGAGATTCGATTTAAAGTAACGGTGGTAGCAACATGTAGTTTATTAAGCAATGCCTGTTCAAATAATATAGATAATCAAGCATATGCAACATATAAAGGTACTATAAATCCAGATTTCACCATCTCAGATGACCCTAGTTTTAGCAGTAATACAGGCTGTTTATTAACGCCAGGAGCTACCAATTTTTTAGCCGATTTAAACGGTTGTAATTTTGAAGAAGAAGTAATACTTTGTGGTGCTAGTACCGTATTGACGGCGGGGAGTGGTTACGATGAATATTCATGGTCTACAAGCCCAACGGGAACACCAGTTATAGGAACTACTCAATCAATTACAGTGACTAACCCTGGCACATACTATGTACATAATACGGCAATAGCACCTTGTCAGTCTATCGACCAAGTATTTAATGTAATTACTTTTGGTGCCAATGTTACAAATCCGGTTATTCCTTTTGCAGATGAAGTAGTTGAATGTCCTAATGATGGAAAAAAATTGCCTAATATTTATCTTTGTGGAGCTAATGATTCACGATTTATTCAGACGAACATTACTGATACCTCATCAATTATCTGGGAAAAATTAGATGAATCTAGTTGTGATGCAGTTACAGAAAAAGATTGTGCGAATGAAGCTATAGGATGTACTTGGAATCAAGTGGCAACAGGACCGAATTTTACGGCTGATACAGCAGGCCAATATCGATTGACTTTAAATTATACCGGTGGTTGTTTTAATCAGTTTTATTTCAATATATACGAAAATTTATTAGTTCCAACAGTTACATCTAGAGATATTTACTGTACGACGCCTGGTCAAATTACCATAGGTGATGTTCCTAGTGGTTATGAGTTTAGTATTGATGGAACAAATTATCAGACAAGCAATGTATTTTCAATTACAGCAGCAAATGTATATTCTGTATATATAAGACAAATAGGGGTAACACCTAACCCATGTATATTTACAGTACCCGATGTTCAAATAAGACAAAGAAATTTTACCGTCTCAACAATTGTTACCCAACCCTATTGTAATGGAGAAAAAGGTAGCGTTGTATTAGCAGCTAATAATGTACGTCCGCAGTATTTCTATTCTATTTACCAAGGTGCCACATTAATAAATAGTGTAGGACCTATAAATAATAGTGATTATACATTTGCAAATCTAAATCCAGGTACATATACAGCAACAGTTTCTACTGAAGATGGTTGTACAGAAACCGTAAATATTGAAATTATAAATCCACCATTATTAACGGCTACATCGGCCCTTACAAAACCTTTAACGTGTACCGATGGTGAAATTACAGTATATCCAGTAGGAGGGACACCACCTTATTATTATTTTGTAAATAGTACAACAGAGTTTCAAGGAACACCAATAATAGAGGTAACAACAACAGGAATTTATAACATTACAGTTGTAGATGCTAATAATTGTTCAGCAGAAACTTCCATAACAGTAGATGCGACTCCAGCCCCAGATTTCAATGTTACTAAAACAGATATTTTGTGTGCGGATGCTGGTAATGTAGGTACCATTAATGTTAATGTAGTAAATGCGAATGGTAACAGTTTGATGTATAGTATTGATAATGGCGTTACATTTTTTAATTCTCCTGTTTTTAGTGAATTAGCATCAGGAAATTATGATGTAGTTATTCAATATACTATAGGAACTGATGTGTGTGTATCTACACCGCAACCCATAACTATTACAACGGTTGCGGCTATTAATGGAATAGCAACATTAACCACGCCATATACTTGTACAACGAATGGAGTTATAACTGTTTCTGGAGTTTCGGGAGGTACAGCTCCTTATACTTATAGTATAGATGGAGTAAATTACCAAACTGGATTGACATTTTCCGGTTTAGTAAATGGAACTTATACTGTAACAATAAAAGATGCCAATGATTGTACATTTGCAACAGTACCAGTAACCATAAATCCACTAAACCCTCCAACAGATTTAAGTTTCAGCAATACTCCTTTAAGTTGTCCGTCTATCATTTCTGATGTAACAGTAACAGCTACAGGTGGTGTTGGTACTTTAGAATATCAAATTATTGCACCTGCAGGTGCGGTAACAGCATATCAAACTTCTAATATATTTACAGGTTTAGAGCCTAATACCTATACATTTAGAGTAAGAGATGCTAACGCTTGTATCTATACAGAATCTTATACTATAGAACCATTAATTCCTATAAATTTAAATACTGTTTTAACCAAAGATTTAGATTGTACAGCTTCTCCAGATGCTATCATTACAGGTACATTTTCAGGAGGTGTAGCACCATTTACTTATGCTGTATCTATAAATGGCACAGCATATAGCTCATTGGGAGTAACAGGATCCCCATTTAGCTACCCAACGTCAAATGATGGGACTTATCAATTTCAAGTAACAGACGCCAATGGATGTACTGCAGAATCTAGTATACAAACAGTTAATGCTATTTCGTTACCAAATATCCTTTCTGTAGTACAAACTCAACCAATTTTATGTAGTGGTGATAATTCTGCAGCTATTCAAATAACAATAGACAATACTGTAGGTACTCCAGCCTTTATTCTTAATATTTATAACGATAGCACATTAACTGATTATGGCACGCAAACTTCTGGTTTAACTGCAGGAACATATATTATTACTTTAACCGATTCAAAATCTTGTATAGATACTGAATCTATTGTAATTGCAGAACCAACACCAATTAATGTACTTCATCACGCAGTTGATATTAGTTGTGATGCTGTTTTAGGAGTTTCGAAAGGATCGGTTATTGTTGATGGTGTTACTGGTGGTACAGCTCCTTACAATTATTTCGTTACTGGAACCAATGGATATTCAGCTTCGGAACTTAACTCATCAGGTACTACTTCTGTAACTTTTGATGTGGTAGATTTTGGATTGTATGAAATAAATGTAGTTGATGCTAATGGCTGTTCTTTTTTAATTCAAGATGTTTTAGTGGCATCTCCACCAGACAATTTAAATATTGTAATAGACACAACTGTAGATTGTACTTCGGGAGGAGGAGAAGCAGAAGTTAGTGTAGGTACAGCATTAGCTAGTGCTGGACCTTTCTTTTTCAGTATTTATCAAGGCCCCACTTCGGTATATCCAACAGGAACTTGGCTTCCAGAAGATGCCTTAAATAGTAAAAAAGCAACATTTACAGGACTCATACCTGGTGTTACATATACCTTTATCGTTTATGATGATGCTACAAAGTGTAGTTATTACCAACCCGCTACAGCTTCAATTCCTACAAATACCACATTAACAGCTACGGCTTTAACGTCTAATAATATAACTTGTGTTGGAAGTAATGATGGAAATGTATCATTTACAATCAATAATACTTATGCTGGACCTGTTACTGTAAGTTATGAAATATGGGATGCATTATCTACTACTCCAACAGGAATTAGTAGTACAGGTAATGTTATAAATGGAGGCGGAACATTACCTGTAGTTAATTTTCCAGGTTCACCTCCTGGCTTATCTTTTGGAACTTATTTTGTTTTAATTACAGAAACTGTAGGGCCAAATGCTGGATGTAGTGTGGCAACAGTTCCTTTTAACATTACGGAATCTGCCATCGATTTAAGTATCAGTGCTACAGTTGATAAAAATGCAAATTGTAACACAAACTCTGGGGTTATTAGTGCAATTGCAAGAGATGGTACCGCACCTTATTTATACCAAATAACGACCACAGCTGCTGTACCACCACCAAACAATCCTTTGTGGGCTTCGGCAACCACTTTTAATAGAGATGCTGGTAATTATTATGTACATGTGAAAGATGCTTATGGTTGTATCAAATCAACTGCGGTTGTTGTTTTACCGCCAGATCCTTCACCCGTAATTTCAGCAACCTTGAATAATCAATGTACAGCCACAGAAGGTAATTTTACGATAGATGTTGCATTAACTACAGCAGGTATAGCACCTTATTCTTACAGTATTGATGGTGGTGCTTTTCAAACTAGAACAGTTCCGTTTACGATATCCAATTTAGCTTCAGGAAGCCATAGAGTAGAAGTAAAAGATGCGAATGGTTGTGGTAATTTAGTAACTGTGGAGATAGTAGCTCCGTTAAGTTTAATACCTACTGTTACAACCTTACCAACATGTCATGATGATGATGGCGTGTTAACCATAACAGGTTCTGGAGGTACAGGTTCTTATACATATAATATAAGTCCTAATCCATTAACAGCAAGTATTAGTGGTAATATTATTTCAGGATTGCCTTCTGGAACTTACACAGTTACTATAACAGATGATACTACCTTATGTACAAAAGATATTTCGGTATTTTTACCATCAACAACACTTCCAACAATAACTATTGGGTCGCCAACGGCGGTTACTTGCTTTGCTGATACTAATGGTACTTTCGAAATCAATGTAAATGGTTATTCGGGGCCATATAACTTTGAAGTTTTTAATAGTTCTGGAACTTCTATAAATGGAGTAGTGTCAGCTAATACATCTACCAATCCATTATTGGTAACAGGAATTCCAGCAGGGAATTACACGGTTGTAGTTACAGAAACAGACAGTCCGTTTTGTTCGGCCTCTTCAAATGTGGTTACCATTAACACGCCTTTAAGTCCATTGTTTATAACAGCATCGGAAACTTCTAATGTTACATGTGATGATGATAAAGGCACCATTACAGCAATAGCAACTGGTGGTTATGGTACTTATGAATATGAGTTAACAGGTTCGGCTACCATAGCTTATTCAGCTAGCGGTACTTTCAGAAATTTATCAGCTGGAAACTACACTATAAATGTAAAAGATGCAGGAGGCTGTATAGTTTCTGAAGCTGTAACACTTACCATTCCAACACCAATAGACGCAACAGTGACTGCAAATACAACTTTATTATCTTGTTTTGGAGAATCGAATGCGACTATAACGGCTAACCTCGTTAGTGGTGGTGAGGGTAGTAATTATAGCTATACATTAAATATGACATCACCAACAGTTACATCGTCTGGTCCTCAAGCATCCCCATCATTTAGTGGATTAGGTGTGGGAACTTACAATGTTACTATTACCGATGGTTATAATTGCCAATATATATCACCAAATATTGTGATAAGTCAACCCACTCAAGTACAGGCTACTTTAGTAAAAGAAACGTCTCAAACGTGTTTAACAGGTACTACGTTAAGATTAAGTGCTACAGGTGGTACAGGCGTGTATGAATATAGTGACTCTGCAAATTTTGCTACAATTTTAGGATCATTTACTTTATCTACACCTGCACTAATAACTGTTGCTCCTGGAACACATAGTTATTATGTGCGAGATACCAATAGTTGTGTTGCTGATGTGTCTAATCAAATCAAGATTGATCCATTACCTACATTGGTAATTAATTTAGACAAGACTAACCCAACGATTAATTGTGCAGGTGATAGTACAGGTGTAATTATTGCCAAAGCAGAAGGAGGTTTAGGAAATTACATTTACACGTTGCAAGATGGTGCGGGGATCAACATACCTGGTGCCACTCAAAACAGCCCAGGGGTTTTTACTGAACTTCCTGCTGGAACTTATCAAGTACGCGTAGATAGTGGTGATTGTTTAAGCATAGAGGGGCCAATTACAATTACACAACCTACCACACCATTAACAGCAAGCTTTGATCCGACTGATATTACATGTCCTGGGACTAATAATGGTCGTTTAGAAATTACAGCATCCGGAGGTACAGGTATTATAAAATATGCGATTTCTCCACGATTGGATCAATTTTTTGAAACATCTACGTTTATAAACTTAACCCCAGGAAATTATCAAGCCATCGCGCAAGATGAATTAGGATGTTTTGTTATTAATGATTTTGTTATAAATGAACCTCTACTAGTAGAGCTAATTATTGTTCCTGGATCCTTAGTGCCAGAAGTTTGCGCAGGAGATATGAATGGTGCATTTAGTATTGACATTTCTGGAGGAAATATGCCTTATAGTGTGAGTTTAGATGATGCAAATGGTGTTTATACAACAGGAGCACCAGCTCAAACTCAGTTTGATTTTAATGGATTAATTGGAGGTGATCATATTGTATATGTACGTGATGCACTTGGTTGTGAAACGGAATGGAATATCACCTTCCCACAATCAGTAACTATTAACCCTGAAGTCGCGGTTGAATTTGGTTGTACTAATAACGTATCAACTAATTTAGTAACAGTTACAGTAGATGCAAGTAATACCAATCCTGCCGATTTAGATTATTCATTAAATGGAAATGCTTTTCAAGCTAGTAATGAGTTTGTAAATGTACCAGCTGGTTTAGGGCATTATATAGATGTAAGACATACCAATAGCTGTATTCAAAGAACTGTAAGTTTTGATATAGAACCTTACGAACCATTAGCCCTGATATTAGAAAATGGTGGATTGAATGAAATTGTTGCTGTAACCACAGGTGGTTCTGGTAATTATGAATATAGCTTAAATGGTGAATCATACGGTAGTACTAATACGTTTATTATTTACAAATCAGGTGATTATACGGTGACGGTGACCGATAGTTATGGTTGTTTTGTATCTGCTACCAAATATTATGAATTTATCGACTTGTGTATTCCTAATTACTTTACACCAAATAACGATGGTGTTTTGGATACTTGGGGGCCTGGATGTGCATCACAATACAAAGAGATTAAAGTTAGTATTTTTGATAGATATGGACGTAAAGTTGCTATTTTAACCATAGGACAAAAATGGGATGGAAAATATAACGGTATAGAACTACCTACGGGAGATTATTGGTATGTTGTAAAACTAAATGATAAAAAGTATGATCGTGAATTTGTTGGACACTTTACATTATATAGATAA